In one window of Thalassophryne amazonica chromosome 9, fThaAma1.1, whole genome shotgun sequence DNA:
- the LOC117517696 gene encoding uncharacterized protein LOC117517696, translating to MLLEDAPMGRRVPARQQQQERRGHQHRKSNCCVVVLVCGIVIGFLTLIGLLTWWLTPEWVRRGTPHDRHRRSEVLSGDAQMHRYKGNIWWRFINYTAISNNMTNCYVCARMPTSTSHHVYTTTPKAVEIGCLMVMATYPGRGKTMTQADYSQPYETKDPLLNLECKKPRPTVYQAWPQATSPQVMEGVAHYGIYEGCVIGRGTNNVGKIPPFLCNFTYTYCAYVNETAALYRQDLALFNKVSSIWMSDRAWCKDSSYRCFCSSTVPSSKGTTALLNHNWQCGTNIYTSLPPNWSGVCSLVILH from the coding sequence ATGTTACTGGAGGATGCTCCGATGGGACGGCGTGTTCCGGCTAGACAACAGCAGCAAGAACGTCGTGGTCACCAACATCGCAAAAGTAACTGTTGTGTTGTGGTCTTAGTGTGTGGGATAGTGATTGGATTTCTCACATTGATTGGTCTTCTCACGTGGTGGCTGACCCCAGAGTGGGTGAGAAGAGGAACACCCCACGACAGACACCGTCGATCTGAAGTACTTTCTGGTGATGCTCAGATGCATCGCTACAAAGGCAATATCTGGTGGCGCTTTATCAACTACACCGCCATCTCCAACAACATGACCAACTGCTATGTTTGTGCTCGTATGCCAACATCGACATCTCACCACGTCTACACGACTACCCCCAAGGCCGTGGAGATAGGCTGCCTGATGGTGATGGCTACGTACCCCGGCAGGGGTAAGACAATGACACAAGCGgactactcacagccatatgagaCAAAGGACCCTCTACTCAACCTCGAGTGCAAGAAACCACGTCCCACTGTGTACCAGGCTTGGCCACAAGCGACCTCACCTCAGGTGATGGAGGGTGTCGCCCACTATGGCATCTATGAAGGGTGTGTAATAGGACGTGGAACAAACAATGTAGGAAAAATACCACCCTTTCTCTGTAACTTTACTTACACGTATTGTGCATACGTTAATGAGACGGCTGCTCTGTACCGGCAAGATCTCGCCTTGTTCAACAAGGTCAGCAGTATTTGGATGTCAGACAGAGCGTGGTGTAAAGACAGCTCGTATAGATGTTTTTGCTCATCCACTGTTCCATCATCAAAAGGTACCACAGCCCTGTTGAACCACAATTGGCAGTGTGGCACGAACATATACACCAGTCTACCTCCAAACTGGTCTGGAGTCTGCAGTTTGGTGATACTGCATTAG